GATATAGGTGGCTACTACAATAAAGAGATTGAGATCTTAAGAAGTTTAGATATAGACCCATCTTTCGTAACTAATAGATATTATATAAATATAAAAAAAGAGTATGAAAAATACAAAAAACGCCATTTTTTCAATACGCAAAGTAAATCGTTTATATATATTCCTACGATAAAGAGACTTATGAGTGAAGCAAGAGTTCCTCAAGTTTTTCTTTTTATGGCTATGGCCGAATCAAACTTTTCGCTTCACGCTAAATCCCACAAAAAAGCTGTAGGACTTTGGCAGTTTATACCGCAAACAGCGAAAAAATACGGGCTTAGAATCGATGAGTATGTAGATGAGAGAAAAGATCCGGTAAAATCGACAAAAGCGGCTATTAGATATCTACAAGATCTCTATGCAAAATTTGGAAGATGGTATCTTGCTGCTCTTGCGTATAACTCAGGAGAAGGGAGGGTAGCAAGAGCTATCAAAAAAGCCAAAACGAAAAAGCTAGAAGTACTTATTGATCCAAAAAAGAGGTATTTGCCTAAAGAGAGTAGAAGATATATAAGAAAGATTATAGCACTTGCATTGATGGGAAATGATGAGAACTATTTTTTAAAGGACGATTTTGACTATATATTAAATAGAGGCTCTGCATACTCTTTGGCGGTAGTAAAAGTTAGAGGCGGCGACGTTTTAAGCGATATAGCCGAAAGCATAAAGATAAAAGAGTCAATTTTAAGAGAGCTTAACGCACATTTAAAATACGGTTTTGTACCGCCTTACGTAAAAGAGTACGATATATATATACCCTATATAAAACTTGCCGATTTTAAGGATAACTATAGACCTACTGATAAAAAGAGAGCTTACATAGTCTATAGAGTAAAAAGAGGAGACTCTTTGGTAAAAATTGCTAGAAAATACGATATTTCATATAAAGTTATAAAAGACTTTAATAAACTAAAATCAAATATTTTAAGAGTAAATCAAACTCTTATAATACCTGTACCTAAAAAGAGTAAAATTGTTTACAAAGTAAAAAAGGGTGATACTCTTTTATCTATTTCTAAAAGATATGGCATAAGTGTATCAAAGTTGAAAAAACTTAACGAAAAAAAAGATAATATGATTAGAGTTGGAGAGAGACTTGTTATTATCAATTAGGAGTTTTTTATTTTTATTTTTTCTGATATTTATATTCAGTGGGTGTGCTCAAAGAAGTTTTGTTTACTACTCTCCTACAGAAAAAAGTTACGGTAAACCTAAAAGCTCTTTTGCCGTACACAGAGCCACAATGAGACCTTATAAAGTAGGTGGAAAAACATACTATCCTACAGTAGTTAGAGTTGGTACCAAATATAGAGGAACTGCTAGCTGGTATGGACCTAATTTTCACGGAAAAAAGACAAGTAACGGCGAATATTATAATATGTACGAACTTACTGCGGCACACAAAACTCTACCTATGAATACTATGGTAAAAGTTACAAATCTAAATAACGGCAGAAGTGTTGTAGTTAGAATAAACGACAGAGGACCTTTTGTCAAAAATAGAATCATCGATCTATCTTACGCCGCTGCAAAAAAGATCGGAGTGATTGGAAAAGGTACGGCTCCTGTTGAGATAGAAGTTTTGGGATTTGATAAAACTATTGCTACTTTAGCATCAGGAGCCAAAAAAGAGGTTGAAATAGGAAATTTTGGAGTACAGATCGCCTCATTTAGGAGATTTGAGGGTGCTCAAATCACGAAAAAGAGGTATGCTCAGGTAGATGGAAGATATAGAGCCGTTATAAAAAAGTTTATTGTTGATGACGAACCTCTATATAGAGTATGGCTTATAGGTTTTGAAAGCGAAGATGAAGCTAGAGATTTTATTGCTTCGGGAAGATTTCCCGGCGCTTTCGTGGTTAGAGAATAGTGTAAGATTAAAGGATCGGTATGGTTGAGATAAAAAGAGTAACGAAAGAGACGGATATTTTTGTAAAACTAGATATTAAGGGAACCGGTAAATATCGTATTGACACAGGTATAGGTTTTTTCGATCATATGCTTCAGAGTTTAGCCAAACATGCGTATTTTGATCTTGAAATAGAGTGTAAAGGTGACCTTCACGTAGATTTTCATCATAGTGTAGAAGATGTAGGAATCGTTTTGGGGGAAGCTTTTAATAAAGCTGTATTCCCTTTGAAAAACAAAGAGCGATTTGGCGATGCGGTAGTCGTTATGGATGAAGCCGCCGTTGAGTGTTCACTTGATCTTTCAAATAGACCTTTTTTATTGTATGAAGTAGATATTGAGGGCAAAATCGGAGAGTTTGATTGTGAACTTTTCGAAGAGTTTTTCAGAGCTTTTGTTTACAACGCCAAAATTACCACACATATTGTTAAAAAAAGAGGAAAAAACAGACACCATATAGCAGAAGCCGCATTTAAATCTTTAGCTGTGGCATTAAGAAGAGCTCTAAAAGAGAGTGATAAAGCTTCTATTCCAAGTACGAAAGGTGTGCTTTGATAGAGCTTTTGATTTTGGACGTTGACGGATGTATGACAAATGGAAAGATTATATATACTAACAGCGAAGATGAGCTCAAAGAGTTTAACGTAAAAGACGGTTTTGCTATAAAGCAGTGGATGAGATTTGGAAAAAAGGTAGCCATAGTAACTGGAAGAGATTCTAAAATTGTGGAAAGAAGAGCGAGAGAGTTAGGAGTTGATTATCTTTATCAGGGAGTAAAAAACAAACTGGAGGCTCTTTTAAAAATTAAAGAGGATTGTGGATTGGATTTTAAAAATATTGCAGCTATAGGCGATGATTTAAACGACTTTAGACTACTTAAAAAAGTTGGAATAAGTTTTGCGCCAAACGATGCCGTTGATTTTTTGCACTCACACGTAGATGTAGTGCTTTCTAAAAAAGGTGGAGACGGAGCGGTTAGGGAAATGATAGAATATCTTCTTAAAAAAGAGGGTCTTTTTAAAGAGTATCTCAATTTTTGGATTGAGGAAATATAGTTGAAACTGATCTATTTTTTACTATCTTTAATACTTTTTTTCTTTATATGGACTATCTATGTGAAGCCTTATAGATTGGATATCAAAAGCGCTAAAGATATCCCGGAGGTTGTTTTTAAAGATTTTGTAACTTATGAGATAAATAAAAATGGACTTGAAACAAAACTTTTTGGACAAATAGGAAAAAAATATAAAGACAGATTGGAGATTGAAGATATTAAATATTATGGCTACAAAGAACCAAAAGAGGAGTTAAAGGCAAAAAAAGGAGTTTATAAAAAAGATATTATTTATCTGTACGGTAAAATTTTTTATAAAACGAAGGATATTAGTTTTTTTTCCGAACAAGCTGAGTACGATACTCAAAAAGAGATAATAAAAAGTAAAACTAGATTTAGTCTTTTTACCAATAGTGCTGAAGTTGTGGGAACTGATTTGATTTATTATAGAAATAAAGGTAAAATTTTGGCTAAAAATATAGAAGCAAAAATATATGAGAAGAAGAGAAAATGAGTATAAAAAAGATAGTTACTTATATGTTTTTAGTGTCTCTATCTCTTTTTGCGGCCGATGTGGAGATAACATCAAAAGCATTTGAAGCTGATGAGAAAAAACTTATATCTATATTTACGGGTGACGTAGATATTAAAAAAGGCAAAGATAGGATAAAAGCACAAAAAGTTATAGTGTATTTTGATAAAGATAGAAAGCCTATAAAATATGAAGCTTTTAAAAACGTAAAGTTTAAGATAGTTTTGGATGATAACAAATCTTATGAGGGTAAAGCGCAAAAGATAGTTTATTTGCCAAGTAAGCTAGAGTATATTTTAGAAAAAGATGTTTTTATTTTGCAAAAACCGGAAATGAGAAAGATATATGGCGAAAAAATAGTAGTAAATAGGCTTACCGGTCAAGCTTCAGTAAAAGGCGATAAAGATAAACCGGTAAAATTTATCTTTAAAATTGAAGAAAACTCAACAAAGGTAGATAAGTGATAAAGGCTGTTAAAGCCTTCTTCGTGACTTCTGCACCTTCTATAAAGGAGGCTCCTCCTGAGAGTTTAAGCGAAGTGGCTTTTTTAGGAAGAAGTAATGTAGGAAAAAGCTCCTTGCTTAACTCTTTGGTGGAGAGAAAAAATCTAGCAAAAAGTTCAGCAACTCCGGGAAAAACAAGACTTATAAATTTTTTCGATATAGAGTATAAAAGCGATGAAGATATTTTTCCTTTGATGTTTGTGGATTTACCCGGGTTTGGGTATGCGAAAGCATCTAAAAGTTTAAAGAACGAATGGCAAAAAAATCTTACGCAATTTGTTAAAAATAGAGCATCTATAAGAGTTTATATACTTTTAAGAGATGCAAGACATCCTAAGCTAAAGATAGATGAAGATGCAAAAGAGTTTATAAAAACGATAAGAAAACCGGATCAAAAACTAATAGAAGTTTTTACTAAAGTTGACAAACTAAAACAAAAAGAGCTTTCAAAATTAAAAAGAGATTTTCCCGATGCAATTTTGGTATCAAACACAAAAAAAAGAGGTATTGAAGAACTTAAAAAAGAGATTATAAAAACTGTTTTTGGAAAAGAGGTATGAAGATAACCTATTGTAAACCTAAACTTTATCATATTGAAGATATGCAAAGGGTTGTTAAAAAGGCTGTTGAAGAGGGTATAATACTTCCAAGAAGCGATGATGAAATAGCAACAAATATTAGATCTTACATAATAGCTCAAAAAGATAAAAAGATTATTGGTTTTACCGCTTTGCATATTCATACAAAAACATTAGCCGAAATTAGAAGTTTGATAGTTGATGAAAACTTTAGGGGTTTGGGAGTAGGTAAAAATTTGGTTTTAAAGGCTATCCAAGAGGGTAAAGAGTTAGGCGTACAAGAGATACTCTCATTAACTTACAGTAAAGAGTTTTTTGAGAAATTGGGCTTTATAGAGATCGAAAAAGAGAAAATCCCTGAGCATAAAATCTGGGCAGATTGTATAAAATGCAAACATTTTCCTATATGCAACGAAATATCGATGATAAAAAAAATATAAGAAATTTTTTTATATTTTTACTTTCAATTTTATATGAAACGTTAACTACTATATATTTATTTCTTCCGCCCCTTTTGGGTGTCGCTTTTTGGTTTTTTTTGAATAATAAAGAGAGTAAATCGTTAAATTTTTATATATTAATTTATACTCTTTTTTTTGAAGCAGATCACTCTTTACCTTTTTTTAGTACTTTTTTATTTTTTATTTTTTTAAAAAATGTTTTTTTGAAACTGTATAAATATTTTTTACAAATTTTTATTTTAAAAGTTTTTGCAGTGGTAACTTTTTATCTTACCTATCCTGTTTTTATATTTTTGTTGCATAAAATTTTTAAAACAGATATCATAATTGTAAATTCAGACTATTTTGGATATATATTGATTGAGATTTTTTTAGTGTTGGTTGTTGGATAGATGAGATTAAAGATTTTTTTCTACCTGTTTTTGCTTGTATGGATAGTTCTTCTGAGCAAGGTTTACTACCTTAGTATTAAATCTAATAGTTATTATGAATCTTTAGCCAAACAAAATATGATCAAAAAAGAGTGGATTATTCCCACAAGAGGAGAGATTCTTGATAGAAATTTAAAACCTCTAGCAGTGAACAATATAGGATTTAAAATAAAGGTTAAACCGCATCTATCATATAAGAAAAAAATCAAAGAACTTAATACCACAATAGATTATATTCACTCCCTTTTTCCAAATCTTGATAAAGCGAAAATGTATAGAAAATATAAAAGAAAGGATTCTCCTTACAATCACGATTTTATAGAAGTTGTGAGTTTTATTCCTTATGAAGAGGTTCTTCCCCATTTTGTAAAGTTAAATCTAAAAAAAGATATTTTGGTAGAACCTACGTTTAAAAGATACTATCCCAATAAAGATTTGGCTTCTCATATTATAGGTTATGTCTCAAGGACAAATAAAAAAGAGGCAAAAAGAGATCAAGTTGCAAAACTTGTTGGAATTATAGGTAAAGCGGGAGTCGAAAAATATTATAACAAATATCTTCAAGGCGAACTTGGATATAGACTTGTAAAAGTAACCGCTTTTAACGAAGAGATAGAGACTCTTGAACAAAAAGAACCAAAAGAGAATAGAGATCTTGTTTTGACGATAGATATAAGACTTCAAAAATATATAGAAAAACTATTTGAATCAAAAGCTGGTGTTGCTATTGTTATGGGGCTTGACGGAGAGATTTTGGCTGCCGGGAGTTTTCCAGAATATGATATAAATATGTTTGTATCGGGAATTTCAAAAGATAAATGGTATGAGCTTATAAACAACTTTGACCACCCGTTTACAAACAAACTCATAAACGGACTCTATCCTCCGGCTTCTACTATAAAGATGGGAGTTGCGCTCTCTTTTTTAGATACAAAAAAAATAAACGCATATACTCCATTTTACTGCAATGGTGCGATAGAACTAGGAAAAAGAAAGTTTAGGTGTTGGAAAAGAACGGGACACGGCGAAACAAGAATGAAAAAAGCTATAAGAGAGAGTTGTGACGTATATTTTTACGAAGGTAGTTTGAAAGTTGGTATAGATAAAATTGCAAAAACTTTAAGAGAGTTGGGTTTTGCAAGAAAAACCGGCGTTGATCTTCCAAATGAATTTATAGGAATTATTCCAGACAAAGAGTGGAAAGAGAGAAAATACGGTAGAAAATGGTATATAGGCGAAACCGTTGTAGCATCGATAGGACAGGGATATGATTTAGTAACGCCTATGCAGATGGCTAGACATACCGCTCTTTTAGCTTCAGGTAAACTTCCTACTCCTCATTTCGCAAAAAGGTTTGTAAACAAAAAGTATAAACCAAAATATGAAGATGTTTTGACACCTCTTCAAAAAAGAAAGCTACCAGCTATAAGAAGGGCTATGTATGAAGTTTGTAATCATCCTAAAGGGACGGCTACGGCACATATAAAGACATCTATAAAAATAGCAGGTAAAACCGGTACCGCTCAGGTTATTGGCATTCCTCAGGATGAAAAGGAGAGAATGAAAGAAGAAGAGCTAAAATATTATAGCCGTTCTCACGCTTGGCTGACAACTTACGGGCCTTATAAAAATCCAAAATATGTGGTAACCGTTTTAGTAGAACACGGAGGACATGGAGGAAGTGCGGCCGGGCCGATAGTTTCAAAAATATATGATAAGTTAATAGAACTAGGATATATAAAATAAAAATATAGGCAAGGGTTAAAAAACTTGTTTGCTTTGTTTGTTAACCCAAGCTTGATATGGAGTTGTAAGCAAAAAGAGTAAGTATTGTTAAAAGAGCTATACCAGCAGCCTTGTTATACATTTTGTTAGCCGTTATGAAAACTAAAACTACTGAAACAACAAGAGCTGTTGATATATCAAACAGATATTTGTGAATATCAACATCTAACGGATTTACAATTGCGGCCGAACCTAAGACAATTGTGAAGTTTGCCGCATTAGATCCTATTATATTTCCTATGCTCATATCTGCTTTTTTGTTTATTGCGGCAACTATACTAACCATAAGTTCAGGAAGACTCGTTCCGAAAGCTATCAAGAATAGACCGATTATCCACTCGCTTATTCCAAAATTTCTAGCTACATTTGAAGCGCTCTGGATTGCAAAATCGGCTCCTCCAACTACACTTACAAATCCAACGATTAATAGTATCGATGTTTTTAACCATGAAAAAGGCTCTTTAACAAGATCCTCATCTATCTCTTCAGAGAGCAGTGTAGCCTCTTTTGATAAAAATATTACATATCCTACCATTAAAATCAAGAACAAAAAACCTTCAAATCTAGTAATTACGCCGTCAAAAGCCATTAAAATAAAAACGAAAACCGGAATTAATGCCCATGTGCTATCTTTTGCAAAGATGTCTCTTTTTGGATTGATATTTTTGGAGATTAAAAAAACGAGACCTAAAACTAAAGTTATATTGAGTATGACACTACCTAAAACGTTTGCTACCGCCATTTCGCTTTTATGGTTGTAACTTGCCGCTATGCTAGCGGCCATTTCCGGAAGACTGGTTCCTATCGCAACTAAGGTAGCGCCTATTACAAATTCGGAAATATTGAAATGCAAAGCTATTCTTTCTGCCTCTTTTATGATTAAGTCAGCTCCTTTTATAAGAATCGTCATAGAAATTATGAAGATGATAAAATCCAAATATGCTCCTTTATTATTAAGTTAAAATAGTTAAAAATGTTTAGTAGTAAAGTGGTTGAAATAGTTTAAAAAAGTTAAATTAGTTGAGTAGTTTTATAACCAATTCTTCTACTCAACTACTCATCCACTCAACAATTTAACAACTTAACCATCTAAATCTTCATTTCTTACAATCAAACTTTTTGGCAAACCAAATTTATCTATAATCTCTTTCTCTTTTTCTCTCATCTCTCCGTTATCTTTTTCATGATCATATCCTAAAAGATGTAAAAGGCCATGTATAAAAAGAAGTGCCAATTCCTCTTTGGGTGTATGTCCAAACTTTTGTGTAGCCTCTAAAACTTTATCTACAGATATTACAATTACTCCAAGCAAAGCTCCTGGTGTTTCTTCAAGAGGAAAACTTATAACGTCTGTTGGTTTATCTACATTTCTAAATTCATGATTTATAGCTTTTATTTCCGCATCGTCGGTTAAAATAAGTTCAATATCTCTGTTTGTTAGATTTTGCGCTATCTTTTCCAAAAAATCTATATCGAAATCGTAGTCTGTTCTATTATCTAAATCTATCATATTATCTCCCTAAAGTTTAAGTTATTTTAGCAGAAGTAGCTTTATTTAACTCTATTTAATAAAAAAAAATATAAAATTTATATAAAATATTGTAAAAACTTTGTAAAATATAAAAATAAATAAATAAAATAAAATGTGGAGAAAGGCTGTATATGAAATTTTTAAAAAATCTTACAATTAAAACAAAGCTTATTTTGCTTGTTGCAATATCTGTTTTAAGCGTAGTAATACTCTCTTATATTTTAATATATGAAAACTACAAGGATTACAAAATTAACAAAAATTTGAAAAATAGCGTTGTTTTATCAGTAAAAATTTCAAATATAGTTCATGAGTTGCAAAAAGAGCGTGGTAGAACGGCAGGTTTTCTAGGAAGCAAAGGAAAAAAGTTTGTTAATGAGATTAAAGAGCAAAGAGAGTTAACCAATATTAAAAAAGCAGAACTTATTTCTTTTATGAAGTCTAAAAATTTTAGTGAAATCGACAGTACTATAAAAAAAGAGTATAAAAAAGCTTTTGAACTTCTAAAAAAACTTGATAGTGTTAGAAAAGAAATCGATAATTTCTCTATAGATACGAAAGAGGCATTAAAATATTATACTACACTAAACGGATATTTTTTAGATACTATTGCCCTCATATCAAAAAAGAGTAACAATGCAGAATTGGCAAAAAAATTAATAGCGTACACTAATTTTCTTTTATCTAAAGAGAGAGCCGGGATAGAGAGGGCGGTTCTATCTAATACTTTTGCAAGAGAGAAGTTTTTAGAAGGTTTTTTTGTAAAATTTTTAACTCTTTTAAGCGAGCAGAAGGCATTTATAAAAAGTTTTGAAGTAGCAGCTCCAAAAGAGTTTATCGACTATTATAAGAGTAAAATAAAAGGAGATGTGATTCAAGAAGTTGAAAGAATGGAAAGGATTGCCATTGAAAAGGGTGATGTAGGAGGGTTTAATATAGAACCTTCGTATTGGTTCAAAAAAATTACCCAAAAAATCGATCTTTTAAAAGATGTTGAAAATTTTATGTCAAACAAATTACTTTTATATATATCAAGAACTATAGAAGTTAAGAAAAGAGTTTTGATAACACATACATTTTTTTCAATTGTAATTGTTATTATAATATTGATATTAGGTTATGTTATTGCAAATAGATCTATCAGTTTCAAGATTGTTAAAATAAAGGATATATTAAAAGAGATAGCCGAAAAAAAAGATTTTACAAAAAAAATTGAGATAGATACAGATGATGAGATTGGAATTATAGCAAAAAGTATAAACCAAACAATGAACTCTGCAAAAGAAGTTATAAATCAAGCAAAGATTGCGGCTCAAGAAGATGCTTCTATAGCAGCAGAACTAAGCTCAACTGCTATGGAAATAGGAAAGAGAGCCGAAGAAGAATCAACCATTGTCTCTTCTACCACACAAAAAGCAAATTATATGAAAGAACCTCTTGAAAATACCGTGAAAAGGCTTGATGAATCAAAGGAAGAGGTAAAAAAAGCCAATGAAAAACTTGATATTTCTAGAAACAGTATTCTCGAGTTAGTAAAAACAGTTCAAGATAGTTCGAAAAATGAAGAAAAAATAGTGCAAGATCTGGAAAAATTAATTGAGCGAACAAATGAGACTAAAAATGTATTAAATCTTATAGAGTCAATTGCTAGTCAGACAAATCTTTTAGCGTTAAACGCAGCTATAGAAGCGGCAAGAGCTGGAGAACACGGTAAAGGTTTTGCTGTTGTTGCCGAAGAAGTTAGAAATTTGGCCGAAAAATCTAGTGAGCATGTTGAAAATATTAGCGATACAATGAATAGGTTAATTGATAGTATAAATATAATAAGCGAAAAGATCTCATTAAATGCTAAAGAGTTTTCAAAGATGACTAAATCGGCTTCGATTGTTGAAAAAGATATTGATGAAGTATCTCATGTTATGCAAAATAGTGTAAAAAAATCTGAAGAGTCTTCTAAAAGTATAAAAGAAATAAGAATAGAAATAGAAAATATTTTAAACGAAATAGAAAGAATAAACGATATATCATCTTCAAACGCAAGAAGCGTGGAAGAGATAGCTACTGCAACGGAACATCTTTATAAACAGATAGAAGAGTTAAGCAACCTTCTTGAACAGTTTAAAACATGAAAATCGTAGCTATTGGAATCTCTACCGGCGGCCCCTCTATTATAGAAAAAGTTGCAAAAAGGATTGAAAAAGCGCAAAAAGGCTCAATTGTTATCTGTTTACATATGCAACCCGATATTTTAGAAAGTTTTGTCTCAAGAATCTCGGCTATAGCTAATTTGCCAATAGAAATTACAAAAGATAAGTTGGAGTTGCAAATAGGAAAAATATATATATGTACTGCTTTTAAAAACACTTTGTATAAAAATTATAATGGAAAAGAGATTTTTCAGCTTTCAAACTATCAAACCTTGTTTCAACCAAATATAGATATTTTTTTCGAATCATTAGCAGATAGAAAAAATGATGTACATAATATTTTGGGAATTATATTGACCGGGATAGGTGATGATGGTGTAAAAGGTCTAATGTCTTTAAAAAAAAGAGGTGCAGTTACGCTGGCCTCCAATAAAGAGAGTTCCGTAATTTACGGAATGCCTAAGAGGGCCAAAGAGATTGGTGCAACTTCTAAAGTCCTGTCACTAGATGAAATCATCAAAGAGATAGAAAGATTTTTAAATGAATAAATGCCTTGATGATATTTTGAAATTTTTTTACAAAAAAACCGGAATTGTTTTTGAAAACAAACTATACATTTTAGAAAATAAAATTGTTAAATTTTATAAACATATAAATTACAGCGATTGTAGAGATTTTTTAATGGCATTAAAAAATTCCGAGAAGCTTTTTCAAGATTTTGTAAATTTTTTGACCGTTTCTGAGAGTTTTTTTTTCAGAGAGAAAGGGCATTTTGATTTTGTTATTGAAGAGATTAAAAAAGATATAAAACAAAAATATAGATTTCTATCGATTCCTTGTTCTAGCGGTGAAGAACCATATACTATCTTAATATATTTGTTTGAAAACGATTTTAGAGATTTTGAGATTATGGGCGCCGATATAAATACAAAAGTTATAGAAGAGGCAAAAATAGGTATATATACGCAAAGAAGAGTGTTGTATGTTCCAAAAGATTTGTTAGAAAAATATTTTGAAAAAGTTGGTAAAAATTATATGTTTAAAGATATGTATAAAAAATATATCACTTTTAAATATTTAAATCTCTTTGATAAAAAAATATTCTCTCTTGGAAAATTTGATTTTATTTTTAGCAGAAATCTTTTTATCTATTTTGACGATCAAAGTAGAGAAGAAGCGCTTAAGATTTTTCACAAACTTTTACTGCCAGGTGGATATCTACTTTTAGGACACGCGGATATAATAAAACAAATGCCAGGATTTGAAAGAGTGAAGATACCTGGTTTGCAGATTTTAAAAAAAATCTGATAAAATCTCAAAAAAAATTAAGGTAGGATATGAAAAAAGCGGTTTGTATTATTAGCGGAGGTATGGATAGTGCGGTGGTGGCATATATAGCAAAAAACAAAGGGTATGAAATAATAGGTTTGCATTTTAACTATGGACAAAGAACCGAAAAAAAAGAGCTAGAATGTTTTGAAAAAATCTCAAAAGCCTTGAATGCAAAGATTTATGTTGTAGAATTACCGTTTTTTTCTCAAATAGGCGCTTCTGCGTTAATAGACAAAAATATTGCAGTACCTACAGATGGTTTGAAACCGGGAGTTCCGATTACATACGTTCCTTTTAGAAACGGTATATTTTTGAGTATTGCTGCGGCTGTTGCAGAAAAAGAGGCGGCCGAAGCTATTTACATAGGTGTTGTAGAAGAGGATAGTAGCGGTTATCCAGACTGCAGGGAAGAGTTTATAAAATCTATGGAGAGATCAATAAATCTAGGAATTAAAGAGGAAACTAAGATTAAACTAAAAACTCCTCTTGTTCATTTACGTAAAGAGGATATTGTCTCTAAGGCTATAGAGTTAGGGGTTCCTCTTGAATTTACATGGAGCTGTTATCAAGCCGAAGATGAAGCATGTGGGGTTTGTGATAGTTGTCGTTTAAGGTTAAAGGGTTTTAAAAAGGCTGGCATAAAAGATAAGATACCTTATAAAATTAGCAATTAAATTTATTAAATGTAGATCAGAAAAGTTACATTTTTGGCTTTGATTCTACTTTACGATTTATAAATTTCTAATCAGCCTCTCATCTGAAGATATTTTTTTAATCCAAGATTTGACCACTCTCTATTTTCTAACCAAAAAGGTTCGATTATATCCCAAACTTTTTTGAAATCATCACTCTTTTTAGATTGCTCTTTAATTACTTCAAAAAGAGCATTTTTTGCCGCATCTACAATCTCTTTTGGCCATTTTTTTAAAATTACGCCTCTACTTTTTAACTCTTTTAAAGCCTTAGCGTTTTGTGCTTGAAATTCGAAAACCATAGTGGAGTTTAGTTCATTGGCGCAAGATTCTATCAATTTTTTATGCTCATTTCCCAAGTTATCCCACACTTTTTTATTGAAAGTTAGTTCCAA
This Nitrosophilus labii DNA region includes the following protein-coding sequences:
- a CDS encoding lytic transglycosylase domain-containing protein, whose translation is MRRGLALILLFFVNLYASLDIGGYYNKEIEILRSLDIDPSFVTNRYYINIKKEYEKYKKRHFFNTQSKSFIYIPTIKRLMSEARVPQVFLFMAMAESNFSLHAKSHKKAVGLWQFIPQTAKKYGLRIDEYVDERKDPVKSTKAAIRYLQDLYAKFGRWYLAALAYNSGEGRVARAIKKAKTKKLEVLIDPKKRYLPKESRRYIRKIIALALMGNDENYFLKDDFDYILNRGSAYSLAVVKVRGGDVLSDIAESIKIKESILRELNAHLKYGFVPPYVKEYDIYIPYIKLADFKDNYRPTDKKRAYIVYRVKRGDSLVKIARKYDISYKVIKDFNKLKSNILRVNQTLIIPVPKKSKIVYKVKKGDTLLSISKRYGISVSKLKKLNEKKDNMIRVGERLVIIN
- a CDS encoding septal ring lytic transglycosylase RlpA family protein; protein product: MRPYKVGGKTYYPTVVRVGTKYRGTASWYGPNFHGKKTSNGEYYNMYELTAAHKTLPMNTMVKVTNLNNGRSVVVRINDRGPFVKNRIIDLSYAAAKKIGVIGKGTAPVEIEVLGFDKTIATLASGAKKEVEIGNFGVQIASFRRFEGAQITKKRYAQVDGRYRAVIKKFIVDDEPLYRVWLIGFESEDEARDFIASGRFPGAFVVRE
- the hisB gene encoding imidazoleglycerol-phosphate dehydratase HisB, which codes for MVEIKRVTKETDIFVKLDIKGTGKYRIDTGIGFFDHMLQSLAKHAYFDLEIECKGDLHVDFHHSVEDVGIVLGEAFNKAVFPLKNKERFGDAVVVMDEAAVECSLDLSNRPFLLYEVDIEGKIGEFDCELFEEFFRAFVYNAKITTHIVKKRGKNRHHIAEAAFKSLAVALRRALKESDKASIPSTKGVL
- a CDS encoding KdsC family phosphatase yields the protein MIELLILDVDGCMTNGKIIYTNSEDELKEFNVKDGFAIKQWMRFGKKVAIVTGRDSKIVERRARELGVDYLYQGVKNKLEALLKIKEDCGLDFKNIAAIGDDLNDFRLLKKVGISFAPNDAVDFLHSHVDVVLSKKGGDGAVREMIEYLLKKEGLFKEYLNFWIEEI
- the lptC gene encoding LPS export ABC transporter periplasmic protein LptC, which translates into the protein MKLIYFLLSLILFFFIWTIYVKPYRLDIKSAKDIPEVVFKDFVTYEINKNGLETKLFGQIGKKYKDRLEIEDIKYYGYKEPKEELKAKKGVYKKDIIYLYGKIFYKTKDISFFSEQAEYDTQKEIIKSKTRFSLFTNSAEVVGTDLIYYRNKGKILAKNIEAKIYEKKRK
- the lptA gene encoding lipopolysaccharide transport periplasmic protein LptA produces the protein MSIKKIVTYMFLVSLSLFAADVEITSKAFEADEKKLISIFTGDVDIKKGKDRIKAQKVIVYFDKDRKPIKYEAFKNVKFKIVLDDNKSYEGKAQKIVYLPSKLEYILEKDVFILQKPEMRKIYGEKIVVNRLTGQASVKGDKDKPVKFIFKIEENSTKVDK
- the yihA gene encoding ribosome biogenesis GTP-binding protein YihA/YsxC, with amino-acid sequence MKAVKAFFVTSAPSIKEAPPESLSEVAFLGRSNVGKSSLLNSLVERKNLAKSSATPGKTRLINFFDIEYKSDEDIFPLMFVDLPGFGYAKASKSLKNEWQKNLTQFVKNRASIRVYILLRDARHPKLKIDEDAKEFIKTIRKPDQKLIEVFTKVDKLKQKELSKLKRDFPDAILVSNTKKRGIEELKKEIIKTVFGKEV
- a CDS encoding N-acetyltransferase — protein: MKITYCKPKLYHIEDMQRVVKKAVEEGIILPRSDDEIATNIRSYIIAQKDKKIIGFTALHIHTKTLAEIRSLIVDENFRGLGVGKNLVLKAIQEGKELGVQEILSLTYSKEFFEKLGFIEIEKEKIPEHKIWADCIKCKHFPICNEISMIKKI